From Chryseobacterium gallinarum, one genomic window encodes:
- a CDS encoding VOC family protein, with the protein MAISIPLKEPNFTLTKKINHMKPKMIWANLAVADLERTQKFYKAIGCTPNNPHTSNELVSFFFGENNFVIHFFLKNILEANVKGVSFGNSQTSNEIIFTVSAETNDQVDQWASEVKKAGGTIVSEPESFGNNYYGFVFADPDGHKFNVFKM; encoded by the coding sequence ATGGCAATCTCTATCCCTTTAAAAGAACCTAATTTTACCCTAACCAAAAAAATAAATCATATGAAACCTAAAATGATCTGGGCCAATCTGGCTGTCGCCGATCTGGAACGTACCCAAAAGTTTTATAAAGCCATAGGATGTACTCCCAACAATCCTCATACTTCTAATGAGCTGGTAAGCTTTTTTTTCGGAGAAAATAATTTTGTTATCCACTTCTTTCTGAAAAACATACTGGAAGCTAATGTAAAAGGAGTCTCTTTCGGTAATTCTCAAACTTCAAATGAAATTATATTTACCGTTTCTGCTGAAACTAACGATCAGGTAGATCAATGGGCTTCAGAAGTTAAAAAAGCTGGCGGGACCATTGTTTCAGAACCTGAAAGTTTTGGAAACAATTATTATGGTTTTGTTTTCGCAGATCCGGATGGACATAAATTTAATGTCTTTAAAATGTAA